One Pieris napi chromosome Z, ilPieNapi1.2, whole genome shotgun sequence DNA window includes the following coding sequences:
- the LOC125062263 gene encoding protein Teyrha-meyrha, producing the protein MSIQYAMEGFLHHMAPQFLHPALQSFGCGAFRPIGGAFHPLYPGKAFARHLGEQYALGQSVGQALRNVRDDTNTPPLYRHSYAVRDDTSSPGSAASASPRPCKDDETTPATPCSDSHDLFSPDGERKSSCGVCGTRLGPGVAQAHFLQELQHLYSLTALPRDVSAPPTHSLHHQDEDARWETYQRIRANRQRRLKLRTRKRHHTVESMLGYDLEDERREERPRETRSYDAEDEPVDVEGDSLGWPEAAINIDDKEQRGDNEKLHLNYSEDLEISSTNDAMQSPERVSSVPRMETPKPLSLECTKIETAERPAEVTTTEWASGAPPENWPTLTEAYVHARHKLEGEMPSSTDSRN; encoded by the exons atg AGTATTCAATACGCGATGGAGGGTTTCCTACATCATATGGCGCCGCAGTTCCTGCACCCTGCCTTGCAAAGCTTTGGATGTGGTGCATTTCGGCCCATCGGTGGTGCTTTTCATCCCCTCTACCCTGGCAAAGCATTCGCCAGACACCTAGGAGAACAGTACGCACTTGGGCAAAGCGTCGGACAGGCACTCAGG AATGTTCGTGATGACACCAACACGCCACCGCTATATCGGCACAGCTATGCCGTACGAGACGACACCAGTTCACCTGGATCTGCAGCCTCAGCATCTCCAAGACCCTGCAAGGATGATGAGACGACACCTGCTACTCCCTGCTCTGATTCTCATGACTTATTTTCAC CGGACGGTGAACGAAAGTCATCTTGTGGAGTTTGCGGCACCAGGCTTGGTCCAGGAGTTGCTCAGGCCCACTTTTTGCAAGAGCTGCAGCATCTTTATAGCTTGACAGCTTTACCTAGGGATGTGTCTGCACCTCCTACTCACTCGCTTCACCATCAAGATGAAGATGCTCGTTGGGAG ACGTATCAACGAATCCGTGCAAACCGCCAGCGACGTCTCAAACTGCGTACGCGCAAGCGTCACCATACAGTCGAAAGTATGTTGGGCTATGATTTAGAAGATGAGCGGCGAGAGGAAAGACCGCGTGAGACAAGGTCCTACGATGCTGAAGACGAACCCGTTGACGTTGAGGGTGACTCCCTGGGATGGCCAGAAGCGGCGATCAATATTGACG ataaAGAACAACGTGGCGATAATGAAAAACTACATTTGAATTATTCCGAGGATTTAGAAATATCGAGTACTAACGATGCGATGCAGTCGCCTGAACGAGtgag TTCTGTACCACGAATGGAAACTCCAAAACCGTTATCTCTTGAATGCACAAAAATTGAAACAGCCGAGCGACCGGCCGAGGTGACAACTACTGAGTGGGCCAGCGGTGCTCCACCGGAAAACTGGCCGACTCTGACCGAAGCTTACGTGCATGCTCGTCACAAATTGGAAGGCGAGATGCCTTCTTCTACCGATTCCCGCAACTAA